In a genomic window of Helianthus annuus cultivar XRQ/B chromosome 10, HanXRQr2.0-SUNRISE, whole genome shotgun sequence:
- the LOC110883381 gene encoding F-box/kelch-repeat protein At3g23880, which yields MSGINVCSDLMVDIFERLPSKSIIRFRSISKYWHSRLATPEFIRNYRLRCSKNPPKLLIRSRCVISGGKYDYKDIYTLHSGDQFDQLPLHIPGNRYLSIPKVEFPCSLMTMLSRNRVSVVGSCNGILCLRDDDDDNISLWNLSIWRRVRVPSPPFISPLKSSMAVGFGFDPITDDYKIVAIDFEEHKTFVYFLKTEYWSEVPSPSYRLLYMSISKPYFFNGILHWVVVPEDPHPSRFILTFNVSSHVFGRILFPEHWIVRQLTTINGCLALVSSEDGDSWKIRVMGEYGKTESWSLLFELKRDAFHWSATFQRITNGDLLACYKGTNSDLLVLYGGSKEVYNPQTRLLTKLFEYRPNCYKLEMDTYVESLELVDKESATTCGQTGWACYDC from the coding sequence ATGTCTGGCATTAACGTCTGTAGTGATTTGATGGTTGATATCTTTGAAAGACTACCATCCAAATCCATCATCCGATTCAGATCAATCTCCAAATACTGGCATTCTCGCCTTGCTACCCCAGAATTCATCCGCAATTACCGCCTTCGATGCTCTAAAAACCCTCCGAAACTCCTCATCAGATCCAGATGTGTAATTTCCGGTGGAAAGTATGACTACAAAGACATCTATACATTACACTCGGGAGACCAGTTCGACCAGTTGCCGTTGCATATTCCAGGAAACAGGTACCTCAGCATACCGAAAGTTGAGTTCCCTTGTTCACTTATGACTATGTTGTCACGGAATCGAGTTTCGGTTGTTGGTTCTTGTAATGGAATTCTGTGTCtgcgtgatgatgatgatgataatattaGTCTATGGAACTTGTCGATCTGGCGCAGGGTAAGGGTGCCAAGTCCTCCTTTTATAAGTCCTCTTAAATCTAGCATGGCAGTAGGGTTTGGTTTCGATCCAATCACTGATGATTACAAGATTGTGGCTATAGATTTTGAGGAACATAAAACATTTGTTTACTTCTTGAAAACTGAGTATTGGAGTGAAGTCCCTTCCCCATCTTATAGGTTATTATATATGTCGATTTCAAAGCCATATTTTTTCAACGGAATTTTGCATTGGGTGGTAGTCCCCGAGGATCCCCACCCAAGTCGATTCATATTGACATTCAATGTGAGTAGTCATGTTTTTGGCCGCATTTTGTTTCCGGAGCATTGGATAGTCAGACAGTTAACAACCATAAATGGTTGTCTAGCGCTAGTTTCTTCGGAAGATGGTGATTCTTGGAAGATTCGGGTTATGGGAGAGTATGGTAAAACAGAATCTTGGTCTCTGCTTTTTGAACTGAAAAGAGATGCATTTCATTGGTCCGCAACCTTCCAACGCATCACTAATGGTGATTTACTGGCATGCTATAAAGGCACAAATAGTGACTTACTGGTACTCTATGGAGGGTCAAAGGAGGTTTATAATCCTCAAACAAGGTTGCTTACAAAACTTTTCGAATATAGGCCTAATTGTTACAAACTTGAGATGGATACCTATGTTGAAAGCCTTGAATTGGTAGACAAAGAAAGCGCGACAACTTGTGGGCAAACCGGATGGGCGTGTTATGATTGCTAA